Proteins encoded within one genomic window of Eleutherodactylus coqui strain aEleCoq1 chromosome 1, aEleCoq1.hap1, whole genome shotgun sequence:
- the ARL11 gene encoding ADP-ribosylation factor-like protein 11 translates to MGAQNSKPVHKKQSRVVMLGLDFSGKSTILYKLKMNQTVETFPTVGFNVESLEIAKNVFVTVWDVGGQDKLRSNWKEYLEDTDVLIFVVDSSNKFRIQDATAELLTILNNENMAGVPFLILANKQDIPEALSTKELVKILKIENYDDRAWEIQGCSAYTGEGLAEMVNAVLRLLKKPREP, encoded by the coding sequence ATGGGAGCACAAAATTCTAAACCTGTGCACAAGAAGCAGTCCCGGGTGGTTATGTTGGGTCTTGACTTTTCTGGAAAATCAACAATTCTTTATAAACTTAAAATGAATCAGACAGTAGAGACCTTTCCAACCGTTGGATTTAATGTGGAATCCCTAGAAATCGCCAAGAATGTTTTTGTAACAGTCTGGGATGTGGGAGGCCAAGACAAACTACGATCGAATTGGAAAGAGTACCTGGAAGATACAGATGTCCTCATCTTTGTGGTAGACAGTAGTAATAAATTCAGGATACAGGATGCTACGGCAGAGCTGCTGACGATATTGAACAATGAAAATATGGCTGGAGTTCCATTCCTGATTTTGGCCAACAAGCAGGACATACCTGAGGCCCTGTCCACCAAGGAACttgtaaaaattctcaaaatagAAAATTATGACGATAGAGCTTGGGAAATACAAGGATGCAGTGCATACACTGGAGAAGGATTGGCCGAGATGGTGAATGCGGTGTTGCGTCTACTTAAGAAACCACGAGAACCATAA
- the EBPL gene encoding emopamil-binding protein-like yields the protein MAAAGQGEGAPLVSAVTVYSLVACAAQLALGYVLAQRLGKRCSGTDRWVLVWLFYDAIVHFTLEGPFVYLSLVGTVATSDGALASLWKEYGKADERWLHSDPTIVSLEILTVVVDGLLAIVLTYAIIKDKYYRHFIQITLCVCELYGGWMTFCPDWLIGSPNLNTSNFLYLWIYLVLFNGIWVAVPGLLLLQSWVELKKIHVGRKPIGKKSR from the exons ATGGCAGCTGCTGGGCAGGGAGAGGGGGCACCACTTGtaagtgcagtcactgtgtactcCCTGGTAGCTTGTGCTGCTCAGCTGGCATTGGGTTACGTATTGGCCCAACGCCTGGGCAAAAGGTGCTCTGGCACTGACAGATGGGTGCTGGTCTGGCTCTTCTATGATGCCATTGTGCACTTCACGCTG GAGGGACCATTCGTTTACCTTTCCTTAGTGGGGACAGTTGCCACATCTGATGGGGCTTTGGCCTCTCTGT GGAAGGAATATGGGAAAGCAGATGAGCGCTGGCTCCATTCAGACCCCACTATAGTATCACTGGAGATCCTCACAGTTGTTGTAGACGGACTCTTGGCTATAGTGCTGACATACGCCATCATAAAGGATAAGTACTACAG gcatTTCATACAAATCACTCTTTGTGTATGCGAGCTATATGGAGGATGGATGACATTTTGTCCAGACTGGTTAATTGGAAGCCCGAATCTAAATACCTCAAACTTTCTGTATCTGTGGATTTATTTAGTGCTCTTCAATGGCATATGGGTTGCAGTTCCTGGCCTCTTACTACTGCAGTCCTGGGTGGAACTTAAAAAAATTCATGttggcagaaaaccaattggcaaaAAGTCACGATAA